A window from Lates calcarifer isolate ASB-BC8 linkage group LG7_2, TLL_Latcal_v3, whole genome shotgun sequence encodes these proteins:
- the pln gene encoding cardiac phospholamban produces MERVQHMTKSAIRRASQIEVNPQAKRNLQELFVNFTLILICLLLIYIIVLLSS; encoded by the coding sequence ATGGAGCGCGTTCAGCACATGACCAAGTCGGCCATCCGCCGAGCGTCTCAGATCGAGGTGAACCCGCAAGCCAAGAGGAACCTGCAGGAGCTCTTCGTCAACTTCACCCTCATCCTCATCTGCCTGCTCCTTATTTACATCATTGTCCTGCTGAGCAGCTGA
- the fam184aa gene encoding protein FAM184A: protein MATGAGWQPPYNTSTSNTKYTPSPASSMFYDGSLTLEYTQDLHLKMSKKIAQLTKVIYALNTKNDEHEEEIESLKEAHEDEVQHIVTETRDKIMQYKSKMADEADLRRRLASLEESVELHEHMKRQALAEFEMYRQRMEDSQLCTEAQHTQRVVSMSREVEEMRRDFEEKLRAFSQAQAQFEADKRRALEELRATHRQEVEELLNNQQNQSASSTEDQEKLAELHRQEVEALMERVEELTKDKVRLVEEYEAKLAKAQEYYERELEAMRRTHQLTTENLLAWKRTEVELRKEFQAQEAALQRSLSKLRSELQKAQEEARENRDKTNRLQTSLANAEGTIKNLHKQLEEAIQDGEIWVMQLKDTEYELEGSRERVQQQATEILHKASQIGSLQATQMAHEATIRNLDQEQNRLKEKISRLEEERESLLNQSQAANEQHKQQVLKLEQSLREEHQGYEKELTRLRAHYEEETHRFKEAQVRALEELEEKHQTMREEAQQEKEEEKKLLMTKMSQEFEIKRLSLEEQRDRLQQQLDNLKEELSAKLNMANQEVSHLQELVREGQQNLGSAQTQITCLKETQEKLKIELDATRARVRETSNLLTDLQEEIETQKQQHEARVMSIRTEEKQKMDKMADDLDQKWRDALREEVRLLKEELNEEYEADKQAALTQLSQQKELEMMAAREGWQRKVEDLLEQISLLKQSLELQLSQSQSALQQLQSQFNQERELLSQQLKEMQREHQRREHRLQEAHCCALSTMEEARQHQIRALEERLKQEQREEVHALKEAHRRTLEILRQQSDQELQTLRFELEDEGKAKLASLRAELNHLHATAIEHLKQIHLKENSAAKRELEKAMEHSHQQEQELLVRISDLQAEVCSRSNRITDLDHEIHSLNETIDTLTRELELKGKEVLRVRSEANHQIRAHEQDLAKRHERDLGELSAVHHRETQIMLADFNKAQEVLKDKISALQILLEGTEEKLRNRESRPEDLHVIAELREMVTEREALVKKLVDDKKFYQLELVNRETGFNKVFNSSANVGVINPLIKPS, encoded by the exons GTAATTTATGCCCTCAACACCAAGAACGACGAACACGAGGAAGAAATTGAGTCTCTGAAGGAAGCCCACGAGGACGAG GTCCAACACATTGTGACAGAAACCAGAGACAAGATCATGCAGTACAAGAGCAAGATGGCGGACGAGGCGGACCTGAGGCGGCGGCTGGCCAGTCTGGAGGAATCTGTTGAACTCCACGAACACATGAAGAGACAG GCTTTAGCAGAGTTTGAGATGTACAGACAGAGAATGGAGGACTCCCAGCTCTGCACCGAGgcccagcacacacagagagtggTTTCTATGAGCAGAGAG GTGGAGGAGATGCGTCGGGATTTTGAGGAGAAGCTGCGGGCGTTCAGCCAGGCTCAGGCCCAGTTTGAGGCGGATAAGCGGCGAGcgctggaggagctgagggcCACCCACCGCCAGGAGGTGGAGGAACTCCTCAACAACCAGCAGAACCAGAGCGCCTCCTCCACCGAAGACCAGGAGAAACTGGCCGAGCTCCATAGACAAGAG GTGGAGGCACTGatggagagggtggaggagctAACAAAGGATAAGGTCCGTCTGGTGGAGGAGTATGAGGCAAAGCTGGCCAAGGCACAGGAGTATTatgagagagagctggaggccATGAGGAGAACACACCAGCTCACCACTGAGAACCTGCTGGCCTGGAAAAGGACCGAG GTTGAGCTCCGTAAGGAGTTCCAGGCTCAAGAGGCAGCGCTCCAGCGCTCGCTGTCCAAGCTGAGGAGTGAGCTCCAGAAAGCTCAGGAGGAGGCCAGAGAGAACCGAGACAAGACCAACAGACTGCAGACGTCGCTCGCCAACGCAGAGGGAACCAtcaag AACCTGCACAAGCAGCTGGAGGAAGCCATCCAGGACGGAGAGATCTGGGTGATGCAGCTGAAGGACACTGAGTATGAACTGGAGGGCAGCAGGGAACGAGTTCAACAGCAGGCAACTGAAATCCTCCACAAAGCCA GTCAGATCGGCTCTCTGCAGGCCACCCAGATGGCCCATGAAGCGACCATCAGGAACCTGGACCAGGAGCAGAATCGGCTGAAGGAGAAGATCAgcaggctggaggaggagagggagtcTCTGCTCAACCAGAGCCAGGCCGCCAACgaacagcacaaacagcaaGTGCTCAAGCTAGAACAG tcTCTGCGTGAGGAGCACCAGGGCTACGAGAAGGAGCTGACCAGACTCAGAGCGCACTACGAGGAGGAGACGCACCGCTTCAAGGAGGCGCAGGTCAGAgcgctggaggagctggaggagaaacaCCAGACCATGAGGGAGGAGGCCcagcaggagaaagaggaggagaagaaactCCTCATGACT AAAATGAGTCAGGAGTTTGAGATCAAGCGTCTGTCCTTGGAGGAGCAGCGAGACcgtctccagcagcagctggacaACCTGAAGGAGGAGCTCTCGGCCAAACTCAACATGGCCAACCAGGAG GTGTCCCACCTCCAGGAGCTGGTGAGGGAGGGGCAGCAGAACCTGGGCTCGGCTCAGACGCAGATCACCTGTCTGAAGGAGACTCAGGAGAAACTCAAGATAGAGCTGGATGCAACTAGAGCACGAGTGCGAGAGACCAGTAACCTGCTGACTGACCTGCAG gagGAAATCGAGACtcagaaacagcagcatgaaGCCAGAGTGATGTCCATCAGAAcggaggagaaacagaagatGGACAAGATGGCAGACGACTTGGACCAGAAGTGGAGAGATGCACTAcg GGAAGAAGTGCGTTTGTTGAAGGAGGAGTTGAACGAGGAGTACGAAGCGGACAAACAGGCAGCGCTGACTCAGCTCTCCCAGCAGAAAGAACTGGAAATGATGGCAGCAAGAGAGGGCTGGCAGAGGAAGGTGGAGGACCTGCTGGaacag ATCTCTCTACTGAAACAGTCCCTGGAGCTGCAGTTGTCTCAGTCGCAGTCAGctctccagcagctgcagtctcAGTTCAACcaggagagagagctgctgagCCAACAGCTCAAAG agatgcagagagagcatCAGAGGAGAGAGCATCGATTACAGGAGGCTCACTGCTGCGCCCTCAGCACCATGGAGGAGGCCAGGCAACACCAGATCAGA GCCCTGGAGGAGCGTTTGaagcaggagcagagggaggaggtccACGCTCTGAAGGAGGCCCACAGGAGGACCTTAGAGATCCTGAGGCAGCAGTCGGACCAGGAGCTGCAGACGCTGCGATTTGAACTGGAGGATGAGGGCAAAGCAAAGCTGG CCTCTCTCCGTGCAGAGCTGAACCACCTCCATGCTACAGCAATAGAGCATCTAAAGCAGATTCACCTTAAAGAAAACAGTGCCGCCAAACGAGAGCTAGAGAAGGCTATGGAGCACAGCCACCAGCAG GAACAAGAGCTCCTGGTCCGCATCTCAGACCTGCAGGCGGAGGTGTGTTCCCGTAGCAACCGCATCACCGATCTGGACCATGAGATCCACTCTCTGAACGAGACCATCGACACTCTGACcagagagctggagctgaaggGCAAAGAGGTGCTGCGGGTCCGGAGCGAAGCTAACCATCAGATAAG GGCCCATGAACAAGACCTTGCAAAGAGACATGAGAGGGACCTGGGGGAGCTAAGTGCCGTccatcacagagaaacacaaatcatGCTGGCTGACTTCAACAAGGCGCAGGAGGTCCTCAAAGACAAGATCTCTGCTctgcaaatact GCTGGAGGGGACAGAGGAGAAGTTAAGGAACAGAGAAAGTCGACCAGAGGACCTGCATGTTAtagcagagctcagagagatgGTCACCGAAAGAGAAGCTCTGGTTAAAAAGTTGGTG GACGACAAAAAGTTTTACCAGTTGGAGCTGGTCAACAGAGAGACAGGCTTCAACAAGGTCTTCAATTCCAGTGCCAATGTCGGTGTCATCAACCCTCTAATCAAG CCTTCCTGA